CATCCTCGAGATCAGCCAGAACTCCGAGGTTTTCGTCTCCCGCTACGGCGTGATGTTCGACATGCTGCCGCCGGTGTTCCTGGAGATGGCCATGTCCTTCCTCGCGATGGACAACCCTCAGCACCACAAGGTGCGCCGACTCGTCTCGTCGGTGTTCACGCCCCGCCAGATCCGTCGCATCGAATCCGATATCGCCGAGCGGGCACAGCGGATCGTCGCCGCGGCGGTGGACAAGGCACGTGCCGGCGCCGAGGTGGATTTCGTCGACGATGTCGCCCGCCACCTGCCCACCGAGATGTTCGGCTACATGTTCGGTTTCCCCGAAGAACTGCGCGCGACGGTGGTCCACGCCGCCGACGAGACGCAGGCGTGGGCCGACCCGGTGCTGCTGGCCGGCCGAGACCCTGCCGAAGTACAGGTGGAGGCCGCCCTGCGGATCCACGACATCACCGAGGAACTCATCGAACTGCGCCGCAACGAACCGGCAGAGGATCTGCTGACCGCATTGGTGCACGCCGAGATCGACGGCGAGAAGCTCTCAGACTTCGAGATCGGCGCCACCATGGTGCTGTTCTCGGTGGCTGCAAACGACACCACCCGGCACACCACCAGTCTGGCGGCCAAGGCCCTCAACGATTTTCCCGATCAACGGCAATGGCTGTGGGACGATTTCGACGGGCGGATCGGGTTGGCCACCGAGGAATTCCTGCGCTGGGGATCGGTCGTGCAGAACTTCCGCCGTACGTGTGTGACCCCCTACGAGTTGGCCGGACAGCAGATCCTGCCCGGCGACAAGGTGGTCATGATGTACGCCTCCGGCAATCGTGACGAGACGGTGTTCACCGATCCGAATGCATTCCAACTGCAACGCAATCCGAATCCGCATATGGCATTCGGCGGCGGCGGCATCCACTACTGCCTCGGGAGCCAGCTGGCCAAGGTGATGCTACGTTCCCTGTTCCGGGAACTTCGGGAACAGACCCCGAATTTCGTCACCGGCGAGCCGGAGTTGGTTCGCACCAACTTCATTCGCGGCGTGCTGAGTATGCCGTTCGATCCGGGAGTCGGCCGATGAGCCGATGCCGGGTGACGATCGACATCACCCGGTGCGCCGGCATCGGGATGTGCGAAGGGTTGGCTCCTGATCTTTTCGAAGTCGATGACGACGACGGCCGTGCACACCTGCACAGTGATCTGGTGGATGCATCGCGCTTGGCCGAGCTCGATGCGGTCGTCGCGGCCTGTCCCACTCGATCGGTGACCGTCGAACTGCTGGGGTGAGCGCGTCAGGCGTGGTCCGACTGATAGAGCAACGACACCGCCTCGACCCGATTCTCGGCGCCGACCTTGCGCAGAATGTGCTTCACGTGCTGCTTGACCGTGCCCTCGGTGATGAACAACTTGGCGGCGATCGCGGCGTTGGTCCGGCCCTGGGCCATCTGTTCGAGAATCTCGGTCTCTCGCGGCGTCAGGACGGCCCGGACCGAATTCAGGGCCCGGCGAACAACTCTCGGTGCCGACGGCATTTCGGTCCGGGTCCGCACGTCGTCGTCCAGGGTGAACTCGTGCGCGCCGGCGACCGCCTCGTCACAATCGTTGGCGGCCAACCGGAGAGCAGATCCCAAAGCGTCGAGTTGTTCCACCGCCCGGGCGCGACTGAGCGCCAGCGCCAGACCGTTCGCATAATCCGCCAGCAATTCGACGTCTATGCCGTCGATGTCGCGGTCCTGCTTGTAGCAGTCACCGTGGAGCAGTCCGACAACCCGGCCCCCGGACATCACCGGTGCCGCAGCGTAGGACCGCGACCTCGACGCATCCGCGATCGGACGGTGCACTCGACGGTCGTGCTGGACGTCGGTGACGATCCGCGCCTCGCGCCGGCGTACGACTTCGGTTTCATGCAGACCGGGCACCAGCGGCTGCGGCTGCTCCTGACCGACCTTGTTGATCTCGGCGGCCCATTGCGGATCGTCAGGGATGCACACCGACTGCGACACCCAGACGTGATCCACGATGCGCGAGAAGATCGCCCGGTCGAAACCGAGGTCGACGACGAGCTGCGGAGCGACGGCGGTCAGCCCGGCGATTGTGCACGGCGCTGCCTCCAGTCGAGCCAGCACAGAGCCCAGTCGGCGCGACCTCTCCTGTTCGGCCCGCAACGATTCGTCGGTGTTGCGCAGCGTCAGCAACGCCGCCATCACCATCTCGGCGGTCGGCGCCTCCGACAGTGCCTCAGCCAGCAATGACCACGCGTCAGAGACCGCATCGCGCGCATCGCGCGTATTCGGGGCGGTCAGCGACCGCAAGCCGGCCAGCAGGGCCCGCGCTTGCTCTTCCGACAGTGACGACGCGAGTGACGCGCCGTCGTTGTGATCCACGCCATAAGAATAGAGGAAGGACATCTCGGTGTATCCAGGAGTTCACGCCCACATCGATCCCGATAAACCGGCGGCGATCATCGTCGACGAAGGTCAGCGGCTGACCTACCAGCAGCTGGAAGAACGGTCGACGCGCCTGGCCGATGCCCTGCGCAAGGCGGGTCTGGGGCGCGGTGACGTCGTGGCGCTGCTCTCCAGCAACGACGTGGAGATGTTCGTCGTGTACTGGGCGTGCCTGCGCTCGGGCCTGTACCTGACCCCCGTCAACACGCACCTGACCGCGGCCGAGGCGGGCTACGTCATCGACGACTGCGGGGCCGTCGTGCTCATCGTCTCGGCAGACCTGGCTGATCTCGCCGCCGGAGCCGTCGCACCCGCCCGGGCCTTGCGACTGCGCCTCGCCTACGGCGGCCAGGTGTCGGGCTTCGACTCGTACGAGGCGTTCACCGCCGCGGGCTCACCGATCCCACCGGCCGACCAACCGCGCGGCGCCGACATGATCTACAGCTCGGGCACCACCGGCAGACCGAAGGGGATCAAACCGGCACTGCCGAACCGGCAGGTCGGTGACCCCGGCGACCCGTACGTCGCCACGTTCGGCGGCGCCTACGCGATGTCGCCGGACACCGTGTACTTCTCCCCAGCCCCGCTGTACCACGCAGCTCCGCTGCGCTTCGGCATGATCGTGCAGTCGCTCGGGGAACCGTGCTGGCCGCACGCAGGTTCGACCCCGAGGCAGCCCTGCGCACCATCGGCGAGTACCGCGTCACCCACAGTCAATGGGTACCGACTCACTTCGTACGCATGCTGCGACTGCCCGAGGACGTGCGAGCCCGGTACGACGTGCGGTCGCAGACATGCGTCATCCATGCCGCCGCGCCGTGCCCTACCGAAGTCAAAGAGAAGATGCTGTCCTGGTTCGGCCCGGTGCTGCACGAGTACTACTCGTCCACCGAGGCCAGTGGGATCACGATGATCGGACCCGACGAGTGGCGGAACAAGCCCGGGTCGGTCGGCCGCGCGAAGCTCGGCACAATTCACATCTGCGACGACGCGGGAACTGAACTCCCCTGCGGTGAAACAGGTCTGGTGTACTTCGAACGGGAGACGATGCCATTTGCCTATCATCGCGACCCGGTGAAGACCGCCGCCGCGAGTCTGGCCGACCACCCGACATGGTCCACCTGCGGCGACATCGGCTACCTGGACGCCGATGGGTACCTGTTCTTGAGGGACCGCCAGGCATTCACCATCATCTCGGGCGGAGTCAACATCTACCCCCAGGAGATCGAAGACGCACTCACCCTGCACCCGGACGTCCACGACGTGGCGGTACTCGGGGTACCCGATGACGAATACGGCGAGCTGGTGACGGCAGTCCTTGCGCTGCGCCCCGGACTGGTACCCAGCCAAGCCCTGGTGGACCGTCTGACCAGGGATCTGCGCGACCGCATCGCCGGATACAAGGTGCCTCGTCGCTTCGAGTTCGTCGACGAACTGCCGCGCACGCCCACCGGCAAGCTCGTGAAGGGAAATCTGCGTCGCCTGCTCGCCGAATCTGGGTAGCCCGAGGGTTCGATTCGCGAACCGAGCGATGAACTGCATCGTCTACTGTAAGAATTACAGTTCGTATATGCTCGTGCCGGCCCGCAGAGAGGACCCGCGCACATGAACGATGTCGCCATCATCGGCGTCGGCCTGCACCCGTTCGGCCGATTCGAGGGCAAATCCGCAATGGCGATGGGCGTCGACGCGATCTTCGCCGCCGTCGCCGACGCCGGCATCGAATGGAAGGACGTCCAGTT
This is a stretch of genomic DNA from Mycobacterium sp. ELW1. It encodes these proteins:
- a CDS encoding LuxR C-terminal-related transcriptional regulator; translated protein: MDHNDGASLASSLSEEQARALLAGLRSLTAPNTRDARDAVSDAWSLLAEALSEAPTAEMVMAALLTLRNTDESLRAEQERSRRLGSVLARLEAAPCTIAGLTAVAPQLVVDLGFDRAIFSRIVDHVWVSQSVCIPDDPQWAAEINKVGQEQPQPLVPGLHETEVVRRREARIVTDVQHDRRVHRPIADASRSRSYAAAPVMSGGRVVGLLHGDCYKQDRDIDGIDVELLADYANGLALALSRARAVEQLDALGSALRLAANDCDEAVAGAHEFTLDDDVRTRTEMPSAPRVVRRALNSVRAVLTPRETEILEQMAQGRTNAAIAAKLFITEGTVKQHVKHILRKVGAENRVEAVSLLYQSDHA
- a CDS encoding cytochrome P450, with the protein product MTSTENELFCADLSFDDEDDDVDLPPTNDVAATRRHDPLNVSSDAFWDLDLPERDPIFAELRRDRPVSWQPPIETAVSPDPDDPGYWAVLRHKDILEISQNSEVFVSRYGVMFDMLPPVFLEMAMSFLAMDNPQHHKVRRLVSSVFTPRQIRRIESDIAERAQRIVAAAVDKARAGAEVDFVDDVARHLPTEMFGYMFGFPEELRATVVHAADETQAWADPVLLAGRDPAEVQVEAALRIHDITEELIELRRNEPAEDLLTALVHAEIDGEKLSDFEIGATMVLFSVAANDTTRHTTSLAAKALNDFPDQRQWLWDDFDGRIGLATEEFLRWGSVVQNFRRTCVTPYELAGQQILPGDKVVMMYASGNRDETVFTDPNAFQLQRNPNPHMAFGGGGIHYCLGSQLAKVMLRSLFRELREQTPNFVTGEPELVRTNFIRGVLSMPFDPGVGR
- a CDS encoding ferredoxin; the encoded protein is MSRCRVTIDITRCAGIGMCEGLAPDLFEVDDDDGRAHLHSDLVDASRLAELDAVVAACPTRSVTVELLG